A region from the Falco rusticolus isolate bFalRus1 chromosome 4, bFalRus1.pri, whole genome shotgun sequence genome encodes:
- the ABHD6 gene encoding monoacylglycerol lipase ABHD6 isoform X1, with amino-acid sequence MDLDVLNMFVIAGGTLAIPILAFVASFLLWPSALIRIYYWYWRRALGMQVRYANYDDYQFCYSCRGRPGYRPSILMLHGFSAHKDMWLSIVKFLPKNLHLVCVDMPGHEGTTRSALDDYSISGQAKRIHQFVECIKLNRRPFHLVGTSMGGNVAGVYAAQYPEDICSLTLICPAGLPSTTDSKFIKQLRELQESECIDRIPLIPSTPEEMADMLKLCSYVRFKVPQQILQGLVDVRIPHNDFYRKLFLEIVDEKSRHSLHENMSKIKAPTQVIWGKQDQVLDVSGASVLANAIPDCHVYILENCGHSVVVERPRKTANLILEFLALLHSMENNKKQA; translated from the exons ATGGACCTGGATGTGCTGAACATGTTTGTCATCGCCGGTGGCACCCTGGCCATCCCCATCCTGGCCTTTGTGGCCTCATTCCTCCTCTGGCCCTCAGCACTTATCCGCATCTACTACTG GTACTGGCGCCGAGCTTTGGGTATGCAGGTTAGATATGCAAACTACGATGACTATCAGTTTTGTTATTCCTGTAGAGGGAGACCTGGATACCGACCATCCATCCTGATGTTACATGGGTTCTCAGCCCACAAAGACATGTGGCTGTCCATAGTCAAG TTCCTGCCAAAGAACCTGCACTTGGTGTGCGTTGACATGCCCGGGCATGAGGGCACGACCCGCTCGGCCTTGGACGATTACTCCATTAGCGGGCAAGCTAAGAGAATACACCAG TTCGTGGAGTGCATCAAGCTGAACAGAAGGCCCTTTCATCTGGTTGGCACTTCCATGGGAGGAAACGTTGCCGGCGTCTACGCCGCTCAGTACCCAGAAGACATTTGCAGCCTGACCCTCATCTGTCCTGCCG GCCTGCCAAGTACCACTGACAGCAAGTTCATTAAGCAGCTCCGGGAGCTGCAAGAGTCCGAATGCATCGACAGGATCCCTTTAATTCCCTCGACGCCTGAGGAGATGGCAGATATGCTGAAGCTTTGCTCCTACGTTCGCTTCAAGGTGCCACAGCAG atCCTTCAGGGCCTCGTCGATGTTCGCATCCCACACAATGATTTTTATCGGAAAC TGTTTTTAGAAATCGTGGATGAAAAGTCCAGGCACTCTCTCCATGAGAACATGAGCAAGATCAAAGCACCAACGCAGGTCATCTGGGGAAAGCAAGACCAG GTCCTGGATGTTTCTGGTGCCAGTGTTTTAGCGAACGCCATCCCAGACTGCCATGTGTACATCCTGGAGAACTGCGGGCACTCAGTGGTGGTGGAGCGGCCCCGCAAGACAGCCAACCTCATCCTGGAGTTCCTAGCGCTGCTGCACAGCATGGAAAACAACAAGAAGCAGGCGTGA
- the ABHD6 gene encoding monoacylglycerol lipase ABHD6 isoform X3 gives MEVDVSARDGNRSRGRPGYRPSILMLHGFSAHKDMWLSIVKFLPKNLHLVCVDMPGHEGTTRSALDDYSISGQAKRIHQFVECIKLNRRPFHLVGTSMGGNVAGVYAAQYPEDICSLTLICPAGLPSTTDSKFIKQLRELQESECIDRIPLIPSTPEEMADMLKLCSYVRFKVPQQILQGLVDVRIPHNDFYRKLFLEIVDEKSRHSLHENMSKIKAPTQVIWGKQDQVLDVSGASVLANAIPDCHVYILENCGHSVVVERPRKTANLILEFLALLHSMENNKKQA, from the exons ATGGAGGTGGATGTTTCCGCCCGTGACGGCAATAGGAGCAG AGGGAGACCTGGATACCGACCATCCATCCTGATGTTACATGGGTTCTCAGCCCACAAAGACATGTGGCTGTCCATAGTCAAG TTCCTGCCAAAGAACCTGCACTTGGTGTGCGTTGACATGCCCGGGCATGAGGGCACGACCCGCTCGGCCTTGGACGATTACTCCATTAGCGGGCAAGCTAAGAGAATACACCAG TTCGTGGAGTGCATCAAGCTGAACAGAAGGCCCTTTCATCTGGTTGGCACTTCCATGGGAGGAAACGTTGCCGGCGTCTACGCCGCTCAGTACCCAGAAGACATTTGCAGCCTGACCCTCATCTGTCCTGCCG GCCTGCCAAGTACCACTGACAGCAAGTTCATTAAGCAGCTCCGGGAGCTGCAAGAGTCCGAATGCATCGACAGGATCCCTTTAATTCCCTCGACGCCTGAGGAGATGGCAGATATGCTGAAGCTTTGCTCCTACGTTCGCTTCAAGGTGCCACAGCAG atCCTTCAGGGCCTCGTCGATGTTCGCATCCCACACAATGATTTTTATCGGAAAC TGTTTTTAGAAATCGTGGATGAAAAGTCCAGGCACTCTCTCCATGAGAACATGAGCAAGATCAAAGCACCAACGCAGGTCATCTGGGGAAAGCAAGACCAG GTCCTGGATGTTTCTGGTGCCAGTGTTTTAGCGAACGCCATCCCAGACTGCCATGTGTACATCCTGGAGAACTGCGGGCACTCAGTGGTGGTGGAGCGGCCCCGCAAGACAGCCAACCTCATCCTGGAGTTCCTAGCGCTGCTGCACAGCATGGAAAACAACAAGAAGCAGGCGTGA
- the ABHD6 gene encoding monoacylglycerol lipase ABHD6 isoform X2: MEVDVSARDGNRSRYWRRALGMQVRYANYDDYQFCYSCRGRPGYRPSILMLHGFSAHKDMWLSIVKFLPKNLHLVCVDMPGHEGTTRSALDDYSISGQAKRIHQFVECIKLNRRPFHLVGTSMGGNVAGVYAAQYPEDICSLTLICPAGLPSTTDSKFIKQLRELQESECIDRIPLIPSTPEEMADMLKLCSYVRFKVPQQILQGLVDVRIPHNDFYRKLFLEIVDEKSRHSLHENMSKIKAPTQVIWGKQDQVLDVSGASVLANAIPDCHVYILENCGHSVVVERPRKTANLILEFLALLHSMENNKKQA, from the exons ATGGAGGTGGATGTTTCCGCCCGTGACGGCAATAGGAGCAG GTACTGGCGCCGAGCTTTGGGTATGCAGGTTAGATATGCAAACTACGATGACTATCAGTTTTGTTATTCCTGTAGAGGGAGACCTGGATACCGACCATCCATCCTGATGTTACATGGGTTCTCAGCCCACAAAGACATGTGGCTGTCCATAGTCAAG TTCCTGCCAAAGAACCTGCACTTGGTGTGCGTTGACATGCCCGGGCATGAGGGCACGACCCGCTCGGCCTTGGACGATTACTCCATTAGCGGGCAAGCTAAGAGAATACACCAG TTCGTGGAGTGCATCAAGCTGAACAGAAGGCCCTTTCATCTGGTTGGCACTTCCATGGGAGGAAACGTTGCCGGCGTCTACGCCGCTCAGTACCCAGAAGACATTTGCAGCCTGACCCTCATCTGTCCTGCCG GCCTGCCAAGTACCACTGACAGCAAGTTCATTAAGCAGCTCCGGGAGCTGCAAGAGTCCGAATGCATCGACAGGATCCCTTTAATTCCCTCGACGCCTGAGGAGATGGCAGATATGCTGAAGCTTTGCTCCTACGTTCGCTTCAAGGTGCCACAGCAG atCCTTCAGGGCCTCGTCGATGTTCGCATCCCACACAATGATTTTTATCGGAAAC TGTTTTTAGAAATCGTGGATGAAAAGTCCAGGCACTCTCTCCATGAGAACATGAGCAAGATCAAAGCACCAACGCAGGTCATCTGGGGAAAGCAAGACCAG GTCCTGGATGTTTCTGGTGCCAGTGTTTTAGCGAACGCCATCCCAGACTGCCATGTGTACATCCTGGAGAACTGCGGGCACTCAGTGGTGGTGGAGCGGCCCCGCAAGACAGCCAACCTCATCCTGGAGTTCCTAGCGCTGCTGCACAGCATGGAAAACAACAAGAAGCAGGCGTGA
- the DNASE1L3 gene encoding deoxyribonuclease gamma isoform X2, with translation MQKQRQQHRFPSSQLRGPKEDYSCVVSERLGRKSYKEQYAFIYRQHLVSVKQTYQYPDTQPGDEDAFSREPFTIWFQSPKTAVKEFAIIPLHTTPETAVREIDELYDVYLDVKQRWKTENFIFMGDFNAGCSYVPQKQWKNIRLRTYPEFIWLIGDKNDTTVKRSTSCPYDRIVVSGQKLIHAIVPHSVSVFDFQKNFQMTEEQALGVSDHFPVEFELKTKGGFFNWLKSKFSKSRRPRKSRHSSS, from the exons ATGCAGAAACAAAGGCAGCAACACCGCTTTCCTTCCAGTCAGCTGAGGGGGCCGAAGGAGGACTACAGCTGTGTGGTCAGCgagaggctgggaaggaagagCTACAAGGAGCAGTACGCCTTCATCTACAG gcagcatctGGTATCAGTGAAACAAACCTACCAGTACCCTGACACCCAGCCCGGGGATGAGGATGCCTTCTCCAGAGAGCCCTTCACCATCTGGTTCCAGTCTCCAAAAACCG CTGTCAAAGAGTTTGCTATAATCCCTCTGCACACCACACCGGAGACAGCAGTACGGGAGATTGATGAGCTCTATGATGTGTATTTAGATGTAAAACAGCGCTGGAAAACTGAG AACTTCATCTTCATGGGGGACTTTAACGCTGGATGCAGCTATGTTCCCCAAAAACAGTGGAAGAACATCCGGCTGAGGACTTACCCTGAATTCATCTGGCTAATTGGTGACAAAAATGACACAACGGTGAAGAGGAGCACAAGCTGCCCATATGACAG GATCGTGGTCAGCGGGCAGAAGCTCATCCATGCCATCGTGCCACACTCTGTCAGTGTCTTCGATTTCCAGAAGAACTTTCAGATGACTGAGGAGCAG GCACTGGGGGTGAGCGACCACTTCCCAGTAGAATTtgagttaaaaacaaaaggtgGCTTCTTCAACTGGCTGAAATCAAAGTTCTCGAAGAGCAGGAGACCAAGAAAGAGCCGCCACTCAAGCTCATGA
- the DNASE1L3 gene encoding deoxyribonuclease gamma isoform X1 gives MLLFILLLLCNFSPSLSLKICSFNVRSLGETKIARPEVVDAVVKIISRCDIVLLMEIKENKNQICPFLVEKLTSQLRGPKEDYSCVVSERLGRKSYKEQYAFIYRQHLVSVKQTYQYPDTQPGDEDAFSREPFTIWFQSPKTAVKEFAIIPLHTTPETAVREIDELYDVYLDVKQRWKTENFIFMGDFNAGCSYVPQKQWKNIRLRTYPEFIWLIGDKNDTTVKRSTSCPYDRIVVSGQKLIHAIVPHSVSVFDFQKNFQMTEEQALGVSDHFPVEFELKTKGGFFNWLKSKFSKSRRPRKSRHSSS, from the exons ATGTTGCTCTTCATCTTGCTTTTGCTCTGCAATTTCAGCCCATCTCTGAGCCTAAAAATCTGCTCCTTCAATGTGAGGTCTCTTGGAGAAACTAAAATAGCCAGACCTGAAGTCGTCGATGCCGTGGTAAAG ATCATTTCTCGCTGTGACATCGTGCTGCTGATGGAAATAAAGGAGAACAAGAACCAGATTTGTCCTTTCCTGGTGGAGAAGCTCACCAG TCAGCTGAGGGGGCCGAAGGAGGACTACAGCTGTGTGGTCAGCgagaggctgggaaggaagagCTACAAGGAGCAGTACGCCTTCATCTACAG gcagcatctGGTATCAGTGAAACAAACCTACCAGTACCCTGACACCCAGCCCGGGGATGAGGATGCCTTCTCCAGAGAGCCCTTCACCATCTGGTTCCAGTCTCCAAAAACCG CTGTCAAAGAGTTTGCTATAATCCCTCTGCACACCACACCGGAGACAGCAGTACGGGAGATTGATGAGCTCTATGATGTGTATTTAGATGTAAAACAGCGCTGGAAAACTGAG AACTTCATCTTCATGGGGGACTTTAACGCTGGATGCAGCTATGTTCCCCAAAAACAGTGGAAGAACATCCGGCTGAGGACTTACCCTGAATTCATCTGGCTAATTGGTGACAAAAATGACACAACGGTGAAGAGGAGCACAAGCTGCCCATATGACAG GATCGTGGTCAGCGGGCAGAAGCTCATCCATGCCATCGTGCCACACTCTGTCAGTGTCTTCGATTTCCAGAAGAACTTTCAGATGACTGAGGAGCAG GCACTGGGGGTGAGCGACCACTTCCCAGTAGAATTtgagttaaaaacaaaaggtgGCTTCTTCAACTGGCTGAAATCAAAGTTCTCGAAGAGCAGGAGACCAAGAAAGAGCCGCCACTCAAGCTCATGA